A stretch of Eubalaena glacialis isolate mEubGla1 chromosome 10, mEubGla1.1.hap2.+ XY, whole genome shotgun sequence DNA encodes these proteins:
- the LARGE2 gene encoding xylosyl- and glucuronyltransferase LARGE2 isoform X4 — protein MLFYRKNPLHLHLVTDAVARNILETLFHTWMVPAVRISFYNADELKPQVSWIPNKHYSGLYGLMKLVLPSALPPDLARVIVLDTDVTFASNIAELWALFAHFSDKQVIGLVENQSDWYLGNLWRNHRPWPALGRGFNTGVILLRLDRLRQAGWEQMWKLTATRELLTLPATSLADQDIFNAIIKEHPWLVRPLPCVWNVQLSDHTLAERCYSEASDLKVIHWNSPKKLRVKNKHVESFRNLYLTFLEYDGNLLRRELFGCPRPPPPGAEQLQRALAQLDEEDACFEFRRQQLTVHRVHITFLPHKPPPPQPHDVTLVAQLSMDRLQMLEALCRHWPGPMSLALYLTDAEAQQFLRFVETSEVLSARQDVAYHVVYREGPLYPINQLRNVALAQALTPYVFLSDIDFLPAYSLYNYLRASIKQLELGSGRKAALVVPAFETLHYRFSFPSSKAELLALLDAGSLHTFRYHEWPRGHAPTDYAHWREAQAPYHVQWAADYEPYVVVPRDCPRYDPRFVGFGWNKVAHVVELDAQSCHLPPAQATTVRVPHPPRNMSCWCCPRPSSSTCRTPQAWTSPASAPAPPIVTASRPSRTSSTRICPATTGQLPSNTSLPCSSPEAPPDLTPAPGTLPADTGATLLPPHPPCYLNYLWSLWEGLGRGLPLLLSYGWGLVLLCPSWFGAGSCILTCDIPFSQVKFLTVPFHVPLGLRHEEVSLGRC, from the exons ATGCTCTTCTACAG GAAAAATCCACTGCACCTCCACTTGGTGACTGACGCCGTGGCCAGGAACATCCTGGAGACGCTCTTTCACACATGGATGGTGCCTGCTGTCCGGATCAGCTTCTACAACGCTGATGAGCTCAAG CCCCAGGTCTCCTGGATACCCAACAAGCACTACTCTGGCCTCTATGGGCTAATGAAGCTAGTGCTGCCCAGCGCCCTGCCCCCTGACCTGGCCCGTGTCATTGTCCTGGACACAGATGTCACCTTTGCCTCCAACATTGCAGAGCTCTGGGCACTCTTTGCTCACTTTTCTG ACAAACAAGTGATTGGTCTCGTGGAGAACCAGAGCGACTGGTACCTCGGCAACCTCTGGAGGAATCACAGGCCCTGGCCTGCCTTGGGCCGGGGATTTAACACAG GCGTGATCCTCCTGCGGCTGGACCGGCTCCGGCAGGCTGGCTGGGAGCAGATGTGGAAGCTGACAGCCACGCGGGAGCTTCTCACCCTGCCTGCCACCTCACTGGCTGACCAG GACATCTTCAATGCCATAATCAAGGAGCACCCGTGGCTGGTGCGGCCCCTGCCCTGCGTCTGGAACGTGCAACTGTCAGACCACACGCTGGCTGAGCGCTGCTACTCAGAGGCGTCTGACCTCAAG GTGAtccactggaactcaccaaagaaGCTTCGCGTGAAGAACAAGCATGTGGAATCCTTCCGCAACCTCTACCTGACCTTCCTGGAGTACGATGGGAACCTGCTGCGGAGAGAGCTCTTTGggtgcccccgcccgccccctccTGGGGCCGAGCAG TTGCAGCGGGCCCTGGCGCAACTGGACGAGGAGGACGCATGCTTTGAGTTCCGGCGGCAGCAGCTCACTGTGCACCGTGTGCACATCACCTTCCTGCCCCACAAGCCACCGCCCCCCCAGCCCCACGATGTCACCCTGGTGGCCCAGCTCTCCATGGACCG GCTGCAGATGCTGGAAGCCCTGTGCAGGCACTGGCCGGGCCCCATGAGCCTGGCCTTGTACCTGACAGACGCAGAGGCCCAGCAGTTTCTGCGTTTCGTGGAGACCTCGGAGGTGCTCTCCGCCCGGCAGGATGTGGCCTACCACGTGGTGTACCGTGAAGGTCCCCTCTACCCCATCAACCAGCTTCGCAACGTGGCCTTGGCCCAGGCCCTCACGCCTTACGTCTTCCTCAGTGACATTGACTTCCTGCCTGCCTACTCCCTCTACAACTACCTCAG GGCCTCCATCAAGCAGCTGGAGCTGGGCAGCGGGCGGAAGGCAGCTCTGGTGGTGCCCGCATTTGAGACACTGCACTACCGCTTCAGCTTCCCCAGTTCCAAGGCCGAACTGCTGGCCTTGCTGGACGCTGGGTCTCTCCACACCTTCAG GTACCATGAGTGGCCCCGGGGTCACGCGCCCACAGACTATGCCCACTGGCGAGAGGCTCAGGCCCCATACCACGTGCAGTGGGCAGCCGACTACGAGCCCTATGTGGTGGTGCCACGTGACTGCCCCCGCTACGACCCCCGCTTTGTGGGCTTCGGCTGGAACAAGGTGGCCCACGTCGTGGAGCTGGATGCACAG AGCTGCCATCTCCCTCCAGCCCAGGCAACGACTGTCCGCGTGCCCCACCCCCCCAGGAATATGAGCTGCTGGTGCTGCCCGAGGCCTTCATCATCCACCTGCCGCACGCCCCAAGCCTGGACATCTCCCGCTTCCGCTCCAGCCCCACCTATCGTGACTGCCTCCAGGCCCTCAAGGACGAGTTCCACCAGGATCTGTCCCGCCACTACGGGGCAGCTGCCCTCAAATACCTCACTGCCCTGCAGCAGCCCCGAGGCCCCACCTGACCTCACACCTGCCCCCGGCACACTCCCTGCAGACACTGGAGCAACCTTGCTGCCGCCCCACCCTCCctgctatttaaattatttatggtCTCTGTGGGAAGGGCTGGGACGGGGCCTCCCTTTGCTGCTATCCTATGGCTGGGGTCTAGTGCTCCTCTGCCCCAGCTGGTTTGGGGCTGGTTCCTGCATCCTCACCTGTGACATCCCTTTTTCACAAGTAAAGTTTTTAACAGTTCCTTTTCATGTTCCTCTTGGTTTGAGGCATGAGGAAGTGAGCCTGGGGAGGTGCTGA